A single region of the Lycium barbarum isolate Lr01 chromosome 2, ASM1917538v2, whole genome shotgun sequence genome encodes:
- the LOC132628627 gene encoding uncharacterized protein LOC132628627 produces the protein MTPNELNYTPIEKLCLALVFSIQKLKHYFQAHSVNLISRVNPIKFVMSKPVLSDRLARWYIQFQQFEITYIPQKAVKGQALADFLADHPIPDDWELTDELPDEDAMVVEIQSPWKMYFDGAAQRDGAGAGVVFVTPQGEVLPYSFTLTQHCSKNVAEYQALILGLEMAIDMKQLQLQVFGDSQLVINQLLGSYEVKKPELLPYHGYAQKLIEWLGDVTLQHVPRRENKKADALAALASALTLPDQTQVTICQKWVVPPSNEDEGAESELEHLVAVSEATKEDWRQPIIDYLSYGILPEDSRKRTEIRRCAPRFLYYKDTLYRRSFEGILLRCLGEDEAVQALQEAHSGVCGSHQSGPRLHFHIKRMGYYWPTMVKDCLDYARRCKACQFHANFIHQPPEALHPTVVSWPFDAWGLDVVGPLPKSSGGHLYILAATDYFLKMGRSCRS, from the coding sequence ATGACACCTAATGAGCTAAATTACACGCCAATTGAAAAGTTGTGTTTGGCGCTAGTCTTCTCGATTCAAAAGCTGAAgcactactttcaagctcataGTGTTAACCTCATTTCCAGAGTAAATCCCATCAAGTTTGTAATGTCAAAACCGGTCCTCAGTGATCGACTAGCAAGGTGGTACATCCAgtttcaacaatttgagattACATACATCCCTCAAAAGGCTGTAAAAGGACAGGCATTGGCAGACTTCCTAGCAGATCACCCGATACCTGATGACTGGGAGCTAACTGATGAACTTCCCGACGAAGATGCAATGGTCGTTGAAATTCAATCTCCGTGGAAAATGTACTTTGACGGTGCTGCACAACGTGATGGAGCTGGTGCTGGTGTGGTGTTTGTTACTCCACAGGGAGAAGTTCTACCATACTCCTTCACTTTGACACAACATTGCTCCAAAAATGTCGCTGAATATCAAGCACTAATACTTGGACTTGAAATGGCCATCGACATGAAGCAGTTGCAGTTGCAAGTCTTTGGTGACTCTCAGTTGGTGATCAATCAACTCTTGGGAAGCTACGAAGTCAAGAAGCCTGAATTACTCCCCTATCATGGTTATGCTCAGAAATTGATAGAGTGGCTTGGTGATGTGACTCTTCAGCATGTTCCTAGGAGGGAAAATAAGAAAGCTGATGCTTTAGCTGCTCTAGCTTCAGCGCTTACTCTGCCAGATCAAACACAAGTGACTATCTGTCAAAAATGGGTAGTACCTCCGTCAAATGAAGATGAAGGCGCGGAAAGTGAGCTTGAGCATCTCGTAGCTGTTTCTGAAGCTACAAAGGAAGACTGGAGACAACCCATCATTGACTACTTAAGTTATGGGATACTGCCAGAAGACTCAAGAAAAAGAACTGAGATTCGTCGTTGTGCACCTCGATTCCTTTACTACAAGGATACCTTATATAGAAGATCTTTTGAGGGGATACTCTTGCGATGTTTGGGGGAGGATGAAGCAGTCCAAGCTTTGCAAGAAGCACATTCAGGAGtatgtggatcacatcaatcGGGACCAAGGCTCCACTTCCACATAAAAAGGATGGGATATTATTGGCCAACGATGGTGAAAGATTGCTTGGACTATGCTCGAAGATGCAAGGCTTGTCagtttcatgcgaattttatACATCAGCCGCCCGAAGCATTACACCCGACCGTCGTatcttggccatttgacgcttgggggTTGGATGTCGTTGGTCCGTTGCCGAAATCTTCTGGTGGACACTTGTACATCTTGGCTGCAACTGATTACTTTCTCAAAATGGGCCGAAGCTGTCGCTCTtaa